The Mus musculus strain C57BL/6J chromosome 2, GRCm38.p6 C57BL/6J genome has a window encoding:
- the Stom gene encoding erythrocyte band 7 integral membrane protein → MSDKRQSSHVQSQRIPESFRENSKTELGACGWILVAASFFFVIITFPISIWICIKIVKEYERVIIFRLGRILQGGAKGPGLFFILPCTDSLIKVDMRTISFDIPPQEVLTKDSVTISVDGVVYYRVQNATLAVANITNADSATRLLAQTTLRNALGTKNLSQILSDREEIAHHMQSTLDDATDDWGIKVERVEIKDVKLPVQLQRAMAAEAEAAREARAKVIAAEGEMNASRALKEASMVITESPAALQLRYLQTLTTIAAEKNSTIVFPLPVDMLQGIMGSNH, encoded by the exons atgtctgacAAACGGCAGTCCAGCCATGTCCAGTCTCAGCGGATCCCTGAGTCCTTCAGAG aAAATTCCAAGACAGAACTGGGAGCTTGTGGATGGATTTTGGTGGCTGCCTCGTTCTTTTTCGTAATTATAACCTTCCCAATATCAATATGGATTTGCATAAAG ATTGTAAAAGAGTATGAGAGAGTCATCATCTTTAGACTGGGTCGCATTTTGCAAGGAGGCGCCAAAGGACCAG GTTTGTTTTTTATCCTGCCGTGCACTGACAGCCTCATCAAGGTGGACATGAGGACCATCTCCTTTGACATTCCTCCGCAGGAG GTCCTCACTAAGGACTCGGTGACAATCAGTGTGGATGGTGTGGTCTACTACCGTGTTCAGAACGCAACCCTGGCTGTGGCCAATATCACCAATGCAGATTCAGCAACCCGTCTTTTGGCACAAACTACCCTCAGGAATGCGCTGGGCaccaagaacctgtctcaaatccTCTCTGACAGAGAAGAGATTGCACACCACATGCAG AGTACGCTGGACGATGCCACGGATGACTGGGGGATCAAGGTGGAGCGGGTGGAGATTAAGGACGTGAAGCTGCCAGTGCAGCTCCAGAGAGCCATGGCTGCAGAGGCAGAAGCCGCCCGGGAGGCTAGGGCCAAG GTGATTGCAGCTGAAGGGGAAATGAATGCGTCCAGAGCTCTGAAAGAAGCGTCCATGGTTATCACCGAGTCTCCTGCCGCCCTTCAGCTTCGATACCTTCAAACCCTGACCACTATCGCTGCAGAGAAAAACTCCACCATTGTCTTCCCTCTGCCCGTCGACATGTTGCAGGGCATCATGGGTTCTAATCACTGA